Proteins encoded together in one Prochlorococcus marinus str. MIT 9211 window:
- a CDS encoding sodium:solute symporter: MNSVLNDLNIELYFTSIPYLWLALSVFVIFAILLFISRQFESALRFERLGIPIALLIGIITLLIGPFGIIPLLPQAVTDIWDDFPTPLLTLVFATLMLGRPIPARQGLFEPVAKQALLGFLLGFGQYLVGGVVVLLVLIPYMGVDPLMGCLIEVGFEGGHGAAAVMGESFRHIGFSKGLDLGLAMATIGLLSSTIFGSALIIIGRFLGWIIPSEHSHDPKNDSEKILSIDQQFRLILINFAFIGLAVLIGLTLLNLFRLIGEYLGGTIQSVSSTFPVFPLALFGSLLIRFLLEKTNNTELVSSILQREIGILSTDLLIITAMAGLNLPLISNNWMSLTLLSIAGLTWNLFAMFLFARISFGERWFERSIIEFGNATGVAASGILLLRLADPEDKTNTLPIFSIKQLFLQPLLSGGLITVIAPIAIMSIGLAQWTELCGLMTVLFILFGFLLQNRDF, encoded by the coding sequence ATGAACTCAGTATTGAATGATTTAAATATTGAACTTTACTTCACAAGCATTCCTTATTTGTGGCTTGCTTTGTCTGTATTTGTCATCTTTGCGATCTTGTTGTTCATAAGTAGGCAATTTGAATCTGCACTCAGATTTGAAAGATTAGGCATACCAATAGCTTTACTTATTGGAATTATCACTTTATTAATTGGACCTTTTGGAATTATTCCACTATTACCCCAAGCTGTAACTGATATATGGGACGACTTTCCAACACCCTTGCTTACTTTGGTCTTTGCAACATTAATGCTTGGTCGACCCATTCCAGCTAGGCAAGGTTTGTTTGAACCTGTTGCAAAACAAGCTTTGCTTGGTTTTTTGCTTGGTTTTGGTCAGTATTTGGTAGGAGGTGTTGTCGTTTTATTGGTGTTAATTCCCTATATGGGAGTAGATCCTTTAATGGGATGTCTTATAGAAGTTGGTTTTGAAGGTGGGCACGGAGCTGCAGCAGTAATGGGAGAAAGTTTTAGACATATTGGCTTTTCTAAAGGATTAGACCTTGGATTAGCAATGGCAACTATTGGATTGCTTTCGTCAACTATATTTGGCAGTGCCTTGATAATTATTGGGCGTTTCTTGGGGTGGATTATTCCTTCAGAGCATAGTCATGATCCTAAAAATGACTCTGAAAAAATCCTTTCTATAGATCAACAATTTAGATTGATATTAATTAATTTTGCCTTTATAGGCTTAGCAGTTTTGATAGGTCTAACTCTATTGAACTTGTTCAGACTAATTGGTGAATATTTAGGAGGTACAATTCAATCAGTTTCTTCAACTTTTCCTGTTTTTCCTTTGGCTTTATTTGGATCACTTTTAATACGATTTTTACTAGAAAAGACCAACAATACAGAACTAGTTTCTTCAATACTGCAGAGAGAAATTGGGATTTTATCAACAGATCTTCTTATAATTACTGCGATGGCTGGTCTCAATTTACCTTTAATATCAAATAATTGGATGTCACTTACATTACTTTCAATAGCTGGGTTAACATGGAATTTATTCGCAATGTTTCTATTCGCAAGAATATCATTTGGCGAAAGATGGTTTGAGAGATCAATAATTGAATTTGGAAATGCAACTGGTGTTGCTGCAAGTGGCATATTACTTCTTCGTTTGGCAGATCCAGAAGATAAAACCAATACTTTACCTATCTTTTCTATAAAACAGTTATTTTTGCAGCCACTTCTATCTGGAGGCTTAATAACAGTAATAGCACCAATAGCAATTATGTCTATCGGTTTAGCGCAATGGACTGAACTATGTGGCTTAATGACAGTTTTATTTATTCTTTTTGGGTTCTTATTACAAAATAGAGATTTTTAA
- a CDS encoding glutathione S-transferase, giving the protein MDLGILYSFRRCPYAMRARWAIMRCNLKVELREVSLKDKPVELISTSKKGTVPVLITRDSKVIDESFGIILWAISMNCSDKLLRETLIANMEGIKLIVYENDNSFKYHLDRYKYPNRYPYSNQNIHKNKALEILYGWNEKIKHSSKSSRKGWLLNNNESIADWCVWPFVRQYRNIDPHSFDQDPNLTYLSSWLNYYLKDKFYEILMEKSKKWEANQEPLYFPNIES; this is encoded by the coding sequence ATGGACCTGGGTATATTATATTCATTCAGGAGATGTCCTTACGCAATGAGAGCGCGATGGGCAATTATGAGATGCAATCTAAAAGTAGAGTTAAGAGAGGTTTCACTTAAAGACAAGCCAGTTGAGTTAATTAGCACTTCTAAAAAAGGGACTGTTCCAGTATTAATTACAAGGGATTCTAAAGTTATTGATGAAAGCTTTGGAATAATATTATGGGCGATTTCCATGAATTGCTCAGATAAACTTCTTCGAGAAACATTAATCGCAAATATGGAAGGAATAAAGCTCATTGTCTATGAGAATGACAACTCTTTCAAATATCATCTTGACCGTTATAAATACCCAAACAGGTATCCCTACTCCAATCAAAATATTCACAAGAACAAAGCTTTGGAGATTTTATATGGTTGGAACGAAAAAATAAAACATTCTTCAAAGTCAAGTCGTAAAGGATGGTTATTAAATAACAATGAAAGTATTGCTGATTGGTGCGTATGGCCTTTTGTTAGGCAATATAGAAATATAGATCCTCATAGCTTTGATCAAGATCCTAATTTAACGTATTTAAGCTCTTGGCTAAATTATTATCTAAAAGATAAATTCTATGAAATTTTAATGGAAAAGAGTAAGAAATGGGAGGCAAATCAAGAGCCATTATATTTCCCTAATATTGAAAGTTGA
- a CDS encoding GIY-YIG nuclease family protein, with the protein MKGFVYLIKKGDLYGIGRVKDIDTLKRDLKPDQIIKSLALEHPESLEVRLYRRYKKTRLPGSGYFKLSARQLRDCKKQLSNKGNIPRSLAAEFSISFTGATAIFFLCFFLLNYLNVEFLSRTAFALVISSIPFWLLLFSGNFGGYETNDLPLFSSWANRTKALIAAALITLLSYLIFDWSLRLSL; encoded by the coding sequence ATGAAAGGCTTTGTTTACTTAATAAAGAAGGGAGATCTATATGGCATAGGTCGTGTAAAAGATATTGACACACTTAAAAGAGACCTTAAACCAGACCAGATTATTAAGAGTCTTGCTTTAGAGCATCCAGAATCTTTAGAAGTTCGATTATATAGAAGGTATAAAAAAACAAGGTTGCCTGGATCTGGTTATTTTAAGTTATCAGCCAGGCAGCTTCGAGACTGCAAAAAACAATTGAGTAATAAAGGCAATATTCCAAGGTCTTTGGCTGCAGAGTTTTCAATTAGCTTTACTGGAGCAACAGCTATTTTCTTTCTATGCTTCTTTTTATTGAATTACCTTAATGTTGAGTTCCTAAGCAGAACTGCGTTTGCTTTAGTTATTTCGTCAATACCTTTTTGGCTATTGTTATTCTCAGGTAATTTTGGTGGATATGAAACTAATGATTTGCCTTTATTCTCTTCCTGGGCAAATAGAACAAAAGCTCTGATTGCAGCCGCTTTGATAACATTGCTTTCATATCTTATCTTTGATTGGTCTCTTCGCTTATCTCTTTAG